A genomic segment from Flavobacterium inviolabile encodes:
- the argS gene encoding arginine--tRNA ligase produces the protein MTLSQILTPQIQKAVQALFDVTLEKVEFQVTRREFEGDITMVIFPLLKVIKSNPAELGSKIGQYLVDNTSEVQAFNVVSGFLNIVIADAYYLDFFGKIKNNEQYGFVTPKEGEKAIMVEYSSPNTNKPLHLGHVRNNLLGFAVAEILKASGKKVYKTQIINDRGIHICKSMIAWQKFGQDQTPETTGLKGDKLVGNFYVTFDKEYKNQINDLMAQGKTEEEAKKQAPIIIEAQEMLRKWEAGDAEVVALWKKMNQWVYDGFAVTYKNLGVNFDKEYYESNTYLLGKEVVQFGLEKGIFEKDPDGSVWIDLTADGLDRKIVLRSDGTAVYMTQDIGTAIQRVKDFPDVGGMVYTVGNEQDYHFKVLFLILKKLGFDWAESLYHLSYGMVELPTGKMKSREGTVVDADELMEEMTATAKAISEELGKLDGYTDAEKAELYKVIGLGALKYFMLKVDPKKGMMFNPEETVDFAGNTGPFIQYTYARIQSILRKADFDLSGTTITVLHEKEKELLKQVELYPEIIQNAAANHSPALIANYTYDLVKEYNSFYQTVSILGEEDLDKKVFRVQLSKKVGETIKSAFGLLGISVPERM, from the coding sequence ATGACATTATCACAAATTCTTACGCCCCAGATACAAAAAGCGGTTCAGGCTTTATTTGATGTTACACTCGAAAAAGTTGAGTTTCAGGTAACACGCAGGGAGTTTGAAGGCGATATTACAATGGTAATTTTCCCGCTTTTAAAAGTAATCAAAAGCAATCCTGCAGAACTGGGAAGCAAAATAGGACAATATCTGGTAGACAATACTTCGGAAGTACAGGCTTTTAATGTGGTTTCCGGATTTTTGAATATCGTTATTGCCGATGCATATTACCTGGATTTCTTCGGGAAAATAAAAAACAACGAACAATATGGCTTTGTAACACCTAAAGAAGGTGAAAAAGCAATAATGGTGGAATACTCTTCACCCAATACGAACAAACCGTTACACTTGGGACACGTTCGTAACAACCTGTTGGGTTTTGCGGTTGCTGAAATTTTAAAAGCTTCCGGAAAAAAAGTTTACAAAACACAGATCATTAACGACAGAGGGATCCATATTTGTAAATCCATGATTGCCTGGCAGAAATTCGGACAGGATCAGACTCCGGAAACTACCGGATTAAAAGGAGACAAACTGGTTGGAAACTTTTATGTGACTTTTGATAAAGAATACAAAAATCAGATCAACGATTTGATGGCTCAGGGTAAAACAGAAGAAGAAGCAAAAAAACAGGCTCCAATTATTATTGAAGCTCAGGAAATGCTTCGCAAATGGGAAGCGGGTGATGCAGAAGTTGTAGCCTTGTGGAAAAAAATGAACCAGTGGGTTTATGACGGTTTTGCAGTTACCTATAAAAACCTGGGTGTGAATTTCGATAAAGAATACTACGAAAGCAATACCTATTTATTAGGGAAAGAAGTCGTACAGTTTGGATTGGAAAAAGGCATCTTTGAAAAAGATCCGGACGGTTCCGTCTGGATTGACCTTACAGCAGACGGACTGGACCGAAAAATCGTATTGCGATCAGACGGAACGGCGGTGTACATGACACAGGATATCGGAACGGCTATTCAGCGTGTGAAAGACTTCCCGGATGTAGGAGGAATGGTATATACTGTAGGTAACGAACAGGATTATCACTTTAAAGTGTTGTTCCTGATTCTTAAAAAACTGGGCTTTGACTGGGCGGAAAGCCTGTACCACTTATCATACGGTATGGTGGAATTGCCTACCGGAAAAATGAAATCGCGTGAAGGAACCGTTGTAGATGCCGATGAATTAATGGAAGAAATGACGGCAACAGCAAAAGCCATTTCGGAAGAATTAGGAAAACTGGACGGTTATACGGATGCTGAAAAAGCAGAATTATATAAAGTTATCGGATTGGGGGCATTAAAATATTTTATGCTGAAAGTGGATCCTAAAAAAGGAATGATGTTCAATCCGGAAGAAACGGTAGATTTTGCCGGAAACACAGGACCGTTCATACAATATACCTATGCCAGAATCCAGTCGATATTGCGAAAAGCAGATTTCGACCTTTCCGGTACGACCATAACAGTATTGCACGAAAAAGAAAAAGAACTGCTAAAACAAGTTGAACTCTATCCGGAAATAATTCAGAATGCGGCGGCCAACCATAGTCCGGCGTTAATTGCGAATTATACATACGACCTGGTAAAAGAATACAACTCTTTCTATCAGACCGTTTCCATTTTAGGAGAAGAAGACTTAGACAAAAAAGTGTTCAGAGTACAATTATCCAAGAAAGTTGGAGAAACCATAAAGTCTGCTTTCGGACTTTTAGGGATCAGTGTGCCCGAGAGAATGTAA